A section of the Engraulis encrasicolus isolate BLACKSEA-1 chromosome 8, IST_EnEncr_1.0, whole genome shotgun sequence genome encodes:
- the LOC134453908 gene encoding olfactory receptor 52Z1P-like — MDYRPGNNSHKVFYLTGFTSLGEHRRLLSIPFLFLLLYMTAANGIVTFVIATQKKLHEPMYLLIGSLTLTCFFFPMFILPRMVISFASGRNDVRKEECLIQMFLVHWCGCFQSSILLQMAVDRFFAICWPLRYHSIVNLRNSIIFTAALAFRNTLTIVVKVGLFIPLTFCHTDTIYHCLCEHTSLVKLGCGNVLRNYMAGTVAFALTTSDCILIALTYIIVFIVIFTNPSGESRQKAIHTCTTHLTVICVAYSSVLVAFIGYRVPTVPPDLKVLSSLGYLLIPSSCNPIIYGMRTKEIKVHVIQLFKSDKVDSEKSREG; from the coding sequence ATGGACTACAGACCAGGCAATAACTCCCACAAGGTCTTCTACCTGACAGGATTCACCAGCCTCGGGGAGCACCGGCGCCTGctctccattcctttcctcttccttttgCTTTACATGACTGCAGCCAATGGCATTGTCACCTTTGTCATCGCAACGCAGAAAAAGCTGCATGAACCCATGTATCTATTAATAGGATCCCTAACACTGACATGCTTCTTCTTTCCAATGTTTATTCTACCAAGGATGGTGATTAGTTTTGCGTCAGGCAGAAACGATGTCCGCAAAGAGGAATGCCTCATACAAATGTTTTTGGTGCACTGGTGCGGTTGTTTTCAGAGTAGCATTCTCCTCCAGATGGCTGTCGATCGATTTTTTGCCATATGTTGGCCTTTGAGATACCACAGCATTGTCAACCTGAGAAACTCCATCATTTTCACGGCTGCCCTCGCCTTCCGTAACACCCTGACCATTGTGGTGAAAGTGGGCTTGTTCATCCCACTGACTTTTTGCCACACGGACACAATCTACCACTGCCTGTGCGAACACACCTCGCTTGTTAAACTGGGCTGTGGAAATGTACTGCGTAACTACATGGCTGGCACCGTGGCCTTCGCTCTCACCACCAGCGACTGCATTCTCATCGCTCTGACCTACATCATCGTTTTCATAGTCATCTTCACCAATCCGTCGGGGGAGTCCCGTCAAAAAGCCATCCACACCTGCACCACGCATTTGACAGTGATCTGCGTCGCCTACTCCAGTGTTTTGGTTGCGTTCATTGGATACAGGGTGCCCACGGTGCCCCCTGATTTAAAGGTTTTGTCCAGTTTAGGGTACCTCCTCATACCCAGCTCTTGTAATCCCATTATTTACGGCATGAGGACAAAAGAGATTAAAGTTCATGTGATTCAACTGTTCAAGTCCGACAAGGTGGATAGTGAGAAGAGCCGAGAAGGGTAG